The genomic DNA tctaagttgagctcttgtcatcattctttgtgatggactatcaagaatgtcatctttggaatgatttctatggtatctccattcttgtggaatatcttgatgttgaggttcctcaatttgtagttcttccacatttggttgggagtcatcttgaatttcaatatttgtggagcaaggaagttctttttctttgtcattttgatcatcctccacttgttcttttgattcaagctcatcattattcgaattctttgaatttagaatctgctcaaattcatcatcacaagaatctttcctttgcaaggaagtgttagcatcatcaaaaagtatatgcattgattcttccatggtcaatgtttttctattgaaaatcctatatgctttgctatttgttgagtagcctagaaatattccttcacaggatttagcatcaaatttcttgagattgctgtctttgttattcaaaatgtaacatttgcaaccaaagacatgaaaatatgcaatattaggttttcttcctttccaaagttcataaggagttttctttaaaataactttaatggaaactctgtttaaaatgtagcatgctgtatttacagcttctgcccaaaaatattttggtaaactgttttcattcagcattgttcttgccatttcttgcaaagatctatttttcctttcaacaactccattttgttgtggagttctaggagctgaaaatgtatgataaataccattttgagagcagaaattttcaaacaaattattttcaaattcttttccatgatcactcctcaaagatgtaatgcaataccctttttcattttgagttcttttgcaaaaagcttcaaatatatcaaaggtttcatctttatgagcaagaaagaaagtccatgtgaatcttgaaaaatcatcaacaattacaaatgcatatgccttgcctcctagacttctaggtgtgattggaccaaaaagatcaagatgcaacaattccaatggtctagacgtagttacaacattttttgatttaaaagatgattttgtatgcttaccaagtgcacaagctttgcattgaaattctttttcaaatcttaactttggaagtcctctaacaaggttctttctagaaagtttagcaagtgtactcatgctagcatgtcctaattttctatgccataaccatgcactatcatctgaagtcataaagcatgtttcacaattttcttcaagacttgttaaatcaagtaagtaaatattatctattctagcaccagcaaacataacattatttccatgaatttcacaatgtgtagaagtaaaaatcactttaaaaccattatcacacaattgactaacacttaaaagattatactttaatccttgaactaatgcaacattctcaatgcaaggatttttaccaatagttccacatccaacaattttagctttgcttttatcaccaaatttcacataaccttcttctttcaaggtaagagaggaaaacttgcctttatttctgtcatgtgcctagagcaccactatcaatgtaccaatgttaCATTTCCAGATACTCCTTAGCGGACACGAAATTAGTTAactgttcttaggtacccaagcaactttgggtccttggatgttagtaacattaggtagAGTTCCTTtgggcacccatactttctttgccttaaaggttcctttcctaataggacaagcattaatcatatgaccattgtgattgcaataaaagcatgtaatacttggttgagaaaaggatgtagctttaacaaaaaattgtttgtattttccatacttcataaatccatcatatccaattccagatttttcatttgtggatctttgattcccaagaagtatatcaagtgtttcttttccttttgtaaatttagttaaatctcttgtcaaagattcaactttttcttcaagaattctatttttctcaagaagttgttcacacacttcttttgatctttgaagctcatcattaacttccttaaataatttcatttgagatttataaaattcattttcctttgaaaccatactcaatgaaatattttctgatcttaaagcacaattttcatgaactaaaattttacatttctttttaaaagttctatacttatcatatgtcttcacatatgcaagttctaattcatcaacattagaaagttcaagatttacctcattttcactatcttcgatgtgtgagctttcacctttttcttcaattgccatcatacaagtgtttaCAGCCTCTTTGTcgcttgtttcatcatttgatgaagaatcACTGTCACTCAAGTTCTGCCATTGCCTTTTGCTtttgtcctttctaaacttatttttcttcttcaaagtaggacattttggcttaatgtggcctggtttgttacactcataacaaactatttcacttgaatgatttggagtctttggagcatatttctttgtgaacttcttgtatttgcttcctccttttctaaatgctcttttgaatcttttgactatcatagccatatcttcatcatcatcacttgaagcacttgaatcatcacttgaaccagctttaagagcaacatttttctttttctcatctacttttcggatatgaaagctatccctttctttttcttttgatcaccttcattctcatctttcttataaatcatctcatgtgcaatgagagaaccaatcagctcatcataggtgtattttctgaaatccttggtgtcttgaataacagtagtctttgcttcccacgtctttggaagagacctcagaattttctttacaagttcttgttcttcaaatctctttccaagagctttaagtagatttacaaggtctgtaaatctggtactcatctcagcaatagtttcacgggtttcatctcaaataattcataatcacggatgaggaggtttgcctttgactcttttacCACATCAGTTCCTTTATATGTGACTTCAAGTTTGTCCCATAtctcttttgcagtttgacatcctgaaacacgattatactcattaatatcaagagcacaatgaagaatattaatagccttggcatttgtagaaattttcttccaatcattatcatcaaattcaacttacGCTTTAGAAATTTGTATgcagttccttcactggttttataaggaatataaggaccatctttaactattctccaagcatcaatgtcaacagattgtataaagtttctcattctagttttccaaaaggagtaatttgtgccattaaaaagtggtggtctagtgatggaataaccttcacTAAGGCGGGTATACCACAGAaatttctagatgaactagccatgtgtgtggatcactctaaggggtttaatcctcaagcaagagagacaagctctgataccaaattgatgtcccaaaatatgtccaagaggggggtgaattggactttaaaaacaattttcggttcttgctcaaaacctttgaaaattgcagctaggttcaactaaattaactaatgtgaaaaatgaacaatatagctctattgacaagttgactcaaggttaagctGTATGCAATCGATATCgatataacagactatataaGCATTCATAAATATATCGATGTCTGAATACGTTTTTAACACAGCAATCAGAGCAGTATACCAGATATCCTATCTGACAGCACAACAGATAACTAGCAGAATATATCAGATATCAACAAATTAGCAGTAaaagcagatttagcagtaaactgtTTTTCTCAGTCAGCAGCAAGATCAACAgcatatgatatcaattttcatatcagcaaaagtatatcaatcataaagctaaattgcaaaaatgtaaagagcaagggttgagaaaatgaacactggaatttttatagtggttcggctttaactagcctacatccactctctcaaagatcccactttgagtcttcactccactattcttctcttttcaaggcaagagacaaagccctttacaaatcttctcaacaaagcttttacaagtagcttcacacttctaccaagtgttatcccaaacacttatcacaaccaagcttcaataggtgcttgaataacctctcacaaatgataataatgtgtttaaaactcactctcactcaatacaacagaatctatgaagaagagttgagtaaataagccaatgatgagcaataaatcactttgagcactttgaatgaaagctttaaagattttgaacagtagagggactttcattaagtgcaaaatggccaaaggaaggtgtatttatagctttggaacgttttttaccgttgcagaactcatttgaacgttacagatacgaatttcaagaaaatagccgttattttgtcgttttctgcgatgttgtgcagagttgaaacagttagcgtatttgagaaaatagcaaaccatttagcatactaaaataagtagcaaaccagttagcataccaggaaaactttttctgcataactttcaaaactataaaactttacaccaaatcatagttaaacactttttaggccaataataatgatgtttcaaagaaaaatcatttgagggattgaaaataaggatcattgacctttactcctcaattcttttcacaagagaTCCTAAAAGATAAAACTAACTCTAATaatatatgtaccttcaattctgattttcaatgtagccttggaaggtaaccttttcttcttttatctcttttgcttcgtcttgtattatccttagaatgtcatcctttcttcataggcacgaatccatcatgaaatccttttgtcctttttctttgagatacacaacacttaacagcaatgttagtttgattctagttgagttttggtatcatcaaaatctatgctcctttgagcttgtggggtcaacaatttcccaccaattttttttttatttgcaaccgatttactttagcaactgatttttaaaactgattaaaatttattactattagcaatcgatttttCCCCTCCGAAAATTcccattcatttttttttttaattttgatttgcaACAGATTTGCAAATCGGTTGTTATTAGTAACTGATTAAATTTGATTGCTATTAGTAACTAATTTTGCAATAATTGATTATTGATTGCAAAATTTCTCTCCAAAAAATTCTCacccaatttttttaaaaaattagcaaCAGACAATCGGTTGTTAAAATCGGTTACGTATTCGCTTACATAAGCTTCTACTCATTTTCTTTCCCCATTGTTCATTTTctttctccaaattttttctctccactactcattttttctctctttcttctcttttctcttattttcttcgtCGTCTTTTTCATTATCATCtattttttttatcatcttttcttttctagcatattttctttatcttttttttttctcatctattttcttcttcatcttttccttcttatatattttctttttcatcatcttttctttcttatctattttatttatcatttttttttctttctcgtcttttcttatttaatttattttttggcataaaataaaaattttggtacgattatattttttgttagtaaattatttgtagtattaatttttagtaatttttttgttataatatatatggtaatttttttaataatttgtcttataaatatgtttttgtatttgattttttgttaatattttttatactagttattaataatttttttataatatttttatatcaatttttaGTGCTAATTTtcgataataatttattattttagtaatttttgaaaattttatttgtttgaatttttttatttcttattcaaaaatttaaattttttataatttttttaaaattagcaGTCTACTTTTTTATTGCTAAATTAATTGCAAATAACATCCCATTTACAAAGTGGttgcaaaattacaaaattaaagacaCCAAACTTTTTGTAATTGATAATGTTTCGATTTTTATTAGTAACCGATTTTGGTTGCTAACTAGTTACTACTAGCACctgatagttttttttttaccaaaagttttttttttcaagtttaattaatttagcaaccgATTTGATTGTCGGTTGCTATTTGTAACTATGCTCATTGCAACCGACTGAATCGGTTGCTAAATCgattagcaatcgattttaatGGATTAGCAACCGATTCGGCTTAGTGATGTATCATATAGGGTACGTTATATGAACTTTAATCCATTTGCGTGTTTTGGCACTATAACATATATGGAGTGAGTTTATGTGATGATGATCAAAAAAACACATTAACAAAAGCAAGAGCAATGCATTTCTACACATTATGATCCTTCTCGAATAGCAGTAGTTGAGAAGAAAATTTTAAGAGCACTTCTGATTGGCCTAGCAGCCAAAAGCAACATTATTGTATTAGGAATATACAAGTAGCGTGTTCTTCTCTATATGTAACTAATACTAGGATGAATTAGCTGCTAAAGAATCATCCCAATCTATCAAAATTATTTATTGAACATGTACAATCAGTTCATCACTTGAAGTAGCATGATGACTTGGGGATGAATCAAAGTGTCCTTCACTTGAATTAGCATGATGACTTGGGAATGACTCGAAGTGTCCTACTCGTTTATTGGTTTCGATAAGCATCAAAACAGCTTCCCGCATTGTTGGTCGATCAAAAGGAGACATACTTGTGCAAAGTAGAGCAATTTTCATGACTGTAATCATGTGAGAGACTGTATTCTCATCGTCCAGATCGAGTCGAGCATCAAGTACTCCTGGTGACAATGTATGAACCTGAATGTAATTTCTCACCCAGGTTACTAGATCGCCACCTTGATCTAGTGGTTGCACAGGTGTTCTGCCAGTCAGCAACTCCAAAAGGACCACTCCATAGCTATATATGTCACATTTTTCAGTCACTTTCATGGTGTATGCATACTCTGCATTGAGAATGATCAGAGTTATTCATGGATGTAGCAATTCAATGGACATAAATCAACAATAGATTTAACAGGTTTAAATAGTTCCCaagaatttttaatataataaataggaTAATGTCATAAGAATttggaatttaaaaaaaaaaagagaaggatGCCTTGCTTTAACTGCATATCCATCCTAAATTTTAGTAAGTATGCAGAATCATTAATGATTTATGAATAAAAGTATCACAAGATAGCTTACCAGGGGCTATATAGCCATAAGAACCAGCAACTGCAGACATTGATTTAGATTGTGGCATGTCAATCACCTTTGCTAACCCAAAGTCCCCAACATGAGCTTCATATTTGTCATCAAGCAGAATGTTATTGGACTTAATGTCACGATGAAAAATCCGAGGCTTGCAATCGTGATGCAGATAAGCAAGGCCCTGAGCAGCTCCAACTGCAATCTTGAATCTCGTCCCCCAGTCAAGACTACAGGATGATCCATGGAGTAATTCTCCCAAACTACCCTTTTCCATGTATTCATAAAGTAGTAGATTGGAACCCTGGTGGTAGTAAAACCCATATAACTTCACAATATTCCGATGCCTGATCTTTCCCAGTGTCAAAATTTCGGCACGGAAGCTATTGTCAATGGTGCTCCCCTCTCTGTTTGATGCTAATTTCTTAACTGCAATAGTGTGACCAGATGGCAAGACTGCTCTATATACAGTTCCACAAGCTCCCCTTCCTATCACAAAGCTGTCATCAAAATTGTCAGTTGCTGCAACCAAGTCCTGGAAAGTGAACCCTTCCTTCGGAGAAAAGTAAATATCCGAAACTGGAGAAGAGAATGATTTTTCTTGCAAAGGAGCAACTGTTTCAACTGGGCGTCTCATGAAATATATAATCACTATAACTAAAATGAGAGACACCCCACCAACAAAAGCTGCAACTATAGCAATAATTTTACCTAAACGGGCATTTTTCCCTTCCGTAGCTGAAGCAAGATAGGACGATGGAGATTCACTGCACTTACCAAAAGGTCCACCACAAAGCCCGTCATTCCCAAGAAAACAGTTGTTGCATGTGTTTAGAAAGAGTGGCAAGGAAGGTAAAGGCCCTTTTAAGTCATTGTAAGAAAAGTTGCATCCAAGTAGGCTAGAAAGGTTCATTAAGGAGCCTGGAATTTCACCACTCAAATGATTGTTGTTGAGCAGCAGGAATTCCAGTAACACAAGATTTCCTAGCTCTCCAGGTATTGACCCAGAGAGATTATTATAGCTGAGGTTTAATGCAATCTGCAAGCTTGATAGGCTACCCATCTCAGCTGGGATCCTATCAGAAAATAAGTTTCCTCCCATTTGTAGTTCAGTTAGGCGGCTCAGATTTCCCACCTCCAGAGGTATAATACCAGAAATTTGATTGTCTGAGAGCATGAGAAGCTCCAATTGGGAAAGGCCTCCTATCTCACTTGGTAAAGCACCTACAAAATTGTTCTGGCTGAGATCAAGTCGTTGCAGCATCGTGCAGTTAAAGATCTCTGCTGGTATTGTTCCATTGAGCAGATTAGATGAGATGTTGAAGGTCACCAATTCAGAAAGTTTACCAATCTCTTTTGGCAATTCACCTATAAAGTAGTTATCCGGGAGATGCAGCCTTTTCAGAACGTGGCAGTTACCTATCTCAGGAGGAATGGGACCATTAAACTTGTTCTGGCCCAATTCAATACTAGAGAGATTCACTAGCTTGCATAAATCAGCTGGAAAGCTCCCAATAAGTTCATTTCCTGCAAGATAAAGCTGCGCCAACGTCTTGCAGTTAATGATACCAGTTGGGATATAACCTGAGAGGTTATTTGACCCAAGGTTCAACAAAAAAAGGTTACCATTTCTACAAAGATGAGGTGGAATTGTTCCAGTTAGGTAGTTATTTGATAAATCCACCACCCATAGGTTTCCATAGACTCCAAGTCCTTGAGGAATGTTACCATTAAATAAGTTGTTGAAGAGCTGCAACATGATCAACTGCTTCAGATACTGGAATCCCACAGGAATACTACCTGTGAGATTATTAATGGAGAGGTCGAGCCTTGTTAAGTTTACCAAAGTAGTAAGCTCATCTGGGATGACACCAGTAAGCTCATTCTCGAAAAGATAAAGCAACTGCAATCCAGTTATCTTAGCCAACTCTGTTGGTATCACTCCAGTCAACATGTTCTCAGAGAAATCAATCTCTACTGCAGAAGACAGATTCCCAATCTCTTTTGGGATCGTTCCATTCAAGTGATTTCTGTAGAGGTATAACTTTTCCAGGAACACCAGGTCACCAAGCTCCTCGGGTATAGGCCCCACAAGATAGTTGTCATAGAGAGCAAGAGTCACCAAATTTTTACAATTGCTTAGCTCCTTTGGAATAGACCCTGAAAGCTGATTTCCCCAAAGGACTATATCTGTCAAATACTTTAGCATTCCAACCTCTCTCGGTATTTCCATACCCAATTGATTTTGTGCAAGACCAAGAATCTGCAAGTTCTCACATCCACCTATCTCTGGAGGTAAGCTTCCTGATATCAAATTCTGCCCTGCTCTAAATACAGTTAGATTTTTAAGATTGCCAAATGAAGCTGGCAATGGTCCAGTGATGTTATTACTATAGGCAATCAATTGTGTCAAGGACAAAAGGTCACCAATCTTGTCAGGGAAGGAGCCAGATATTCTGTTGTTGGAGATATTGAAAATTGACAAAGAAGAAAGTTTAACTACATCTACAGGAATCTGGCCTTCAAATTGGTTATTGTTTAGACGAAGAACCTTTAAACTAGAACAATTCCCAATCTCACTAGGGATATTTTGAGAAAAACGGTTAAAAGAAAGATCAAGATAAATCAAACTA from Hevea brasiliensis isolate MT/VB/25A 57/8 unplaced genomic scaffold, ASM3005281v1 Scaf5, whole genome shotgun sequence includes the following:
- the LOC110637443 gene encoding probable leucine-rich repeat receptor-like protein kinase At5g63930, whose protein sequence is MQNLEYIFLFYLVGMEKISRGSITFFGLFIVLMVHQSLGLNAEGQFLLDLKGKFVDNYNHLSDWNPNDSAPCGWKGVNCTNDYNPVVWSLDLSYMNLSGSLSPSVGGLSSLIYLDLSFNRFSQNIPSEIGNCSSLKVLRLNNNQFEGQIPVDVVKLSSLSIFNISNNRISGSFPDKIGDLLSLTQLIAYSNNITGPLPASFGNLKNLTVFRAGQNLISGSLPPEIGGCENLQILGLAQNQLGMEIPREVGMLKYLTDIVLWGNQLSGSIPKELSNCKNLVTLALYDNYLVGPIPEELGDLVFLEKLYLYRNHLNGTIPKEIGNLSSAVEIDFSENMLTGVIPTELAKITGLQLLYLFENELTGVIPDELTTLVNLTRLDLSINNLTGSIPVGFQYLKQLIMLQLFNNLFNGNIPQGLGVYGNLWVVDLSNNYLTGTIPPHLCRNGNLFLLNLGSNNLSGYIPTGIINCKTLAQLYLAGNELIGSFPADLCKLVNLSSIELGQNKFNGPIPPEIGNCHVLKRLHLPDNYFIGELPKEIGKLSELVTFNISSNLLNGTIPAEIFNCTMLQRLDLSQNNFVGALPSEIGGLSQLELLMLSDNQISGIIPLEVGNLSRLTELQMGGNLFSDRIPAEMGSLSSLQIALNLSYNNLSGSIPGELGNLVLLEFLLLNNNHLSGEIPGSLMNLSSLLGCNFSYNDLKGPLPSLPLFLNTCNNCFLGNDGLCGGPFGKCSESPSSYLASATEGKNARLGKIIAIVAAFVGGVSLILVIVIIYFMRRPVETVAPLQEKSFSSPVSDIYFSPKEGFTFQDLVAATDNFDDSFVIGRGACGTVYRAVLPSGHTIAVKKLASNREGSTIDNSFRAEILTLGKIRHRNIVKLYGFYYHQGSNLLLYEYMEKGSLGELLHGSSCSLDWGTRFKIAVGAAQGLAYLHHDCKPRIFHRDIKSNNILLDDKYEAHVGDFGLAKVIDMPQSKSMSAVAGSYGYIAPEYAYTMKVTEKCDIYSYGVVLLELLTGRTPVQPLDQGGDLVTWVRNYIQVHTLSPGVLDARLDLDDENTVSHMITVMKIALLCTSMSPFDRPTMREAVLMLIETNKRVGHFESFPSHHANSSEGHFDSSPSHHATSSDELIVHVQ